A genome region from Pseudodesulfovibrio alkaliphilus includes the following:
- the thrB gene encoding homoserine kinase encodes MGFSAIERDAVLKPCITLVGMAGAGKSTLGQALAARLGWGQLDTDRHLEAYYGMSLQGIMDHFGLAEFLRIEGHLVSQLSLTRTIISTGGSVIYSESAMARLKELGPVVLLDIDERTFLDRVGDGRDRGLAIAPGETLCGLFARRQPLYRAAADIVVRTDREAPGACVDTILQQIDFA; translated from the coding sequence ATGGGTTTTTCGGCCATAGAGCGGGATGCGGTGCTCAAGCCGTGCATCACCCTGGTGGGCATGGCCGGGGCGGGCAAGTCCACCCTGGGTCAGGCGCTGGCAGCGCGGCTGGGCTGGGGCCAGCTGGACACGGACCGCCACCTGGAGGCTTACTACGGCATGTCGCTGCAAGGAATCATGGACCATTTCGGCCTGGCCGAGTTCCTGCGTATCGAGGGGCATCTGGTCAGCCAGCTTTCCCTGACCAGGACCATCATCTCCACGGGCGGCAGCGTCATCTACAGCGAGTCGGCCATGGCCCGGCTCAAGGAGCTTGGGCCGGTGGTCCTTCTTGACATAGACGAGCGGACCTTTCTCGACCGGGTGGGCGACGGCCGCGACAGGGGGCTGGCCATCGCTCCGGGAGAAACCCTGTGCGGCCTTTTTGCCCGTCGGCAGCCGTTGTATCGCGCCGCAGCCGACATCGTGGTCCGCACCGACCGCGAGGCTCCTGGGGCCTGTGTTGACACAATTCTTCAACAGATCGACTTCGCATGA
- a CDS encoding tetratricopeptide repeat protein, producing MADARTHADADNRVPDGRRGCTGLDNPDEPLRCVFSTVTEIKVGTGTTAKKQRSKLLWYVCQRQADEFGVRKINPQFVPVGEEKCIGREVLLADYTPEVEIHNTHVEPAMRALTRTIAKADRHREGGEPLSAEMEYAKALDVDETNVRAIFGLGLVYLGRGDRRNSRTVFEQLLAMRAAFSEEHKHLFNEFGIELRKAGLFDEAVQYYSRAVELTDADENLHYNLARAFYEKNDWEHSVEFSARALSLKPDHDPALNLCRVAVALAGSESLRTRFGKPPVPGEVARRAAGLVGEDDPGVETPLGLATEGVDSRLAATALMKDLDRDLERGS from the coding sequence ATGGCGGATGCGCGCACACATGCCGACGCGGACAACCGCGTCCCTGATGGCAGGCGCGGCTGCACCGGGCTCGACAACCCGGACGAGCCGCTGCGCTGCGTCTTCTCCACCGTGACCGAGATCAAGGTGGGCACCGGCACCACGGCAAAAAAACAGCGCAGCAAACTTTTGTGGTACGTCTGCCAGCGTCAGGCCGACGAGTTCGGCGTACGCAAGATCAACCCCCAGTTCGTTCCCGTGGGCGAAGAGAAGTGCATAGGCCGGGAGGTGCTGCTGGCCGATTACACTCCCGAGGTCGAGATCCACAACACTCATGTGGAGCCTGCCATGCGCGCCCTGACCCGGACCATTGCCAAGGCGGACCGACACCGCGAAGGCGGCGAGCCGCTCTCTGCCGAGATGGAGTACGCCAAGGCGTTGGACGTGGACGAAACCAACGTGCGGGCCATCTTCGGTCTGGGTCTGGTCTATCTGGGCCGTGGCGACAGGCGCAATTCGCGCACGGTGTTCGAGCAGTTGCTGGCCATGCGGGCGGCCTTTTCCGAGGAGCACAAGCACCTCTTCAACGAGTTCGGCATCGAGCTGCGCAAGGCAGGGCTTTTCGATGAGGCGGTGCAGTACTACTCGCGGGCCGTGGAGCTGACCGATGCGGATGAGAACCTGCACTACAATCTGGCACGGGCCTTTTATGAAAAGAACGACTGGGAGCACAGCGTTGAGTTTTCGGCCCGGGCGCTCTCCCTCAAGCCCGACCACGATCCTGCCCTGAATCTTTGCCGGGTGGCCGTGGCCCTGGCTGGCAGCGAGAGTCTGCGCACCCGCTTTGGCAAACCTCCGGTGCCGGGAGAAGTGGCCCGCCGCGCAGCCGGTCTGGTCGGGGAGGACGATCCAGGTGTCGAAACTCCCTTGGGGCTCGCGACGGAAGGGGTGGACTCCCGGCTGGCCGCCACAGCCCTGATGAAAGATCTTGACCGGGATCTGGAGAGGGGCTCGTGA
- the cobT gene encoding nicotinate-nucleotide--dimethylbenzimidazole phosphoribosyltransferase: MSCELEAVLAAIHPVDRAQAPRGQAHLDNLTKPRGSLGRLEDLALQLFLIQGGQPPCADPMRIYTVAGDHGVNEEGVSLFPQEVTRQMVLNFLRGGAGINVLAATAGAQLYVVDAGSCGGGYDDHPALIQAKIAPGTANLAKGPAMTREQCLRALLLGVSLADSALADGVRVLGTGDMGISNTTPSTALYCAFLGLDPVAVTGPGTGLDAEGMARKAAVIRRGLAANRQAVESGEPLAVLAALGGLEIATLAGLILGGARNRQMVCVDGFISTAAYVAAWKLCPAVADYCVISHASAEPGHGAVVKALGLWPLLDLGFRLGEGTGAACAMYLVRSAADMYTRMATFADAGVAGAGE; the protein is encoded by the coding sequence CTGTCCTGCGAACTTGAGGCGGTGCTGGCCGCCATCCATCCGGTGGATCGTGCCCAGGCCCCCCGCGGCCAGGCCCACCTCGACAATCTGACCAAGCCCCGGGGGAGCCTCGGCCGCCTTGAAGACCTGGCCTTGCAGCTCTTCTTGATCCAGGGGGGGCAGCCGCCCTGCGCCGATCCCATGCGTATCTATACCGTGGCCGGGGACCACGGCGTCAACGAGGAGGGAGTGAGCCTGTTCCCTCAGGAGGTCACGCGCCAGATGGTTCTCAACTTCCTGCGCGGCGGAGCGGGTATCAACGTGCTGGCCGCCACTGCCGGGGCGCAGCTCTATGTGGTGGACGCGGGCTCCTGCGGCGGCGGATACGATGACCACCCCGCCCTGATTCAGGCCAAGATCGCGCCGGGCACGGCCAATCTGGCCAAGGGGCCGGCCATGACCCGCGAGCAATGCCTTCGCGCCCTCCTGCTCGGGGTGTCCCTGGCCGATAGCGCCCTGGCCGACGGTGTCCGCGTACTGGGCACTGGCGACATGGGTATCTCCAACACCACGCCGTCCACGGCTCTCTATTGCGCATTCCTCGGTCTCGATCCCGTGGCTGTCACGGGGCCGGGCACCGGGCTCGACGCCGAGGGCATGGCCCGCAAGGCCGCAGTGATCCGGCGCGGGCTTGCGGCCAACCGGCAGGCCGTGGAGTCCGGCGAGCCTCTGGCCGTGCTGGCAGCCTTGGGTGGTCTTGAGATCGCCACCCTGGCCGGGCTGATTCTCGGCGGGGCCAGAAACCGCCAGATGGTCTGCGTGGACGGGTTCATCTCCACCGCGGCCTATGTGGCGGCCTGGAAGCTCTGCCCGGCCGTGGCCGACTATTGCGTCATCAGCCATGCTTCGGCCGAACCGGGGCATGGGGCTGTGGTCAAGGCTCTCGGCCTTTGGCCGCTGCTTGATTTGGGGTTTCGCCTGGGCGAGGGGACGGGCGCGGCTTGCGCCATGTATCTGGTGCGCAGCGCGGCCGACATGTACACCAGGATGGCGACCTTTGCCGATGCCGGTGTGGCAGGGGCGGGCGAGTAG
- a CDS encoding tetratricopeptide repeat protein, whose amino-acid sequence MNDVPRSFGPADAAGVERKTVSGWDFLPGDGAIRCVFSSTAIVMLGQGATSQRHESTVYWYVEQIADDEFEARRINSRHVPAGNTEIISLRRLLNEFTPRLAYYEDVVLPAMHSLEETLDRADRDRVRGRLYSAELGYNRARNIEERNVRALFGLGLIFLKRREHLRARTVLSELVDVKAAFDGKNQHLFNEFGIGLRKSELYGEAEAYYRRALDFVKNDENLFYNLARTRYENGDWEGCLEALIMSNRLNPTLRVAHDLFRVIVGLAGDERLLARFGKPPVPDEVARRARNVLVAESGALPLDEEVLVLDLERDLEHDWGRGPDMTADQAVERGRVRTGLGSTPEDGDGERK is encoded by the coding sequence ATGAACGACGTACCACGGAGCTTTGGCCCGGCCGATGCGGCCGGTGTCGAGAGAAAGACTGTCTCCGGCTGGGATTTCCTGCCTGGAGACGGTGCCATACGGTGCGTGTTTTCCTCCACGGCCATCGTCATGCTCGGCCAGGGTGCCACCTCTCAGCGCCACGAGAGTACGGTCTACTGGTATGTGGAGCAGATTGCGGACGATGAGTTCGAGGCGCGGCGCATCAACTCCAGGCATGTGCCCGCAGGCAATACGGAGATCATTTCGCTGAGGCGGCTGCTCAACGAGTTCACTCCCCGGCTCGCCTACTACGAGGACGTGGTCCTCCCGGCCATGCACTCCCTTGAGGAAACACTGGACAGGGCGGACCGGGATAGGGTCCGCGGGCGGCTCTACAGTGCCGAACTGGGGTATAACAGGGCCAGGAACATTGAGGAGCGCAATGTGCGGGCCTTGTTCGGCCTGGGGCTCATCTTTTTGAAGCGCCGGGAGCATCTGCGGGCCAGGACGGTTCTCTCCGAACTGGTGGATGTCAAGGCGGCCTTTGATGGGAAAAACCAGCATTTGTTCAATGAGTTCGGCATCGGTCTGCGTAAGTCCGAATTGTATGGCGAGGCCGAGGCCTATTATCGACGCGCCCTCGACTTCGTCAAGAACGACGAAAACCTGTTCTACAACCTTGCACGTACGCGGTATGAGAATGGCGATTGGGAAGGATGCCTTGAAGCCCTGATCATGTCCAACCGGCTCAACCCCACGCTGCGGGTGGCCCACGACCTGTTCCGGGTCATCGTGGGGCTGGCCGGGGACGAGCGGCTGTTGGCCCGTTTCGGCAAGCCCCCGGTGCCGGACGAGGTGGCCAGGCGGGCCAGGAATGTGCTGGTTGCCGAGAGCGGCGCCCTGCCGCTGGACGAGGAAGTCCTGGTCCTTGATCTGGAGCGCGATCTGGAGCACGACTGGGGGCGCGGCCCGGACATGACGGCCGATCAGGCAGTGGAGCGCGGGCGTGTACGCACCGGACTTGGCTCCACACCGGAGGACGGGGACGGCGAACGGAAATGA
- a CDS encoding tetratricopeptide repeat protein has translation MHSLNESGTSVHLALAGKGGNIRCVFSSADEMRVGTGMTTRKHVSRIYWYVEQLSEDRFSLRRINSHHVPTGEERVIPLRELIEGYIPEVEFFEGNTVPAMELLQEYLDQGSEQREQGRLYSAQDSFGQALGMDEANVRALFNLGLIALSLHDQDKAREMMRELLKIKSTFSGRDQHLFNEFGIALRKAGMYDEAADYYAKGLEFVENDENLFYNLARVNYERGCWAECVEALGRSHALNPELTAARQLGELLVELANNDALREQYNKPPVPDDVAARLVAFIRSRTTAPAQPAIASGPNREALPAPAEVQPAAEEEQGANGCPEAGRVRTGSGAARDELKFDI, from the coding sequence ATGCACTCCCTGAACGAGTCGGGCACTTCGGTCCATCTTGCCCTTGCGGGCAAAGGCGGCAACATCAGGTGCGTTTTTTCCTCTGCCGATGAGATGCGAGTGGGCACGGGCATGACCACGCGCAAGCATGTGAGTCGAATATACTGGTATGTTGAGCAGCTTTCCGAGGACCGCTTCTCCCTGCGCCGGATCAATTCCCACCATGTGCCCACGGGCGAGGAGCGGGTCATTCCTCTTCGTGAATTGATTGAGGGATACATCCCGGAGGTGGAGTTCTTCGAGGGCAACACGGTGCCCGCCATGGAACTGTTGCAGGAGTATCTGGACCAGGGCAGCGAGCAACGCGAGCAGGGCAGGCTCTACAGCGCCCAGGACAGCTTTGGCCAGGCTCTGGGCATGGACGAGGCCAACGTCCGCGCCCTCTTCAATCTCGGGCTTATCGCCCTTTCCCTGCACGACCAGGACAAGGCGCGGGAAATGATGCGCGAACTGCTCAAGATCAAGTCCACCTTCTCCGGCAGGGATCAGCACCTGTTTAACGAATTCGGCATCGCCCTGCGCAAGGCCGGGATGTATGACGAGGCTGCCGACTATTACGCCAAGGGGCTGGAATTCGTGGAGAACGACGAGAATCTTTTCTATAATCTCGCCCGAGTCAACTACGAACGCGGGTGCTGGGCTGAATGCGTGGAGGCGCTGGGCAGGAGCCACGCCCTGAACCCCGAGCTGACGGCCGCCCGCCAGCTCGGGGAGCTGCTGGTGGAGCTGGCCAACAACGACGCCCTGCGCGAGCAGTATAACAAGCCGCCCGTGCCTGACGATGTGGCGGCCCGGCTGGTGGCCTTCATTCGTTCCCGGACAACCGCTCCGGCGCAACCGGCCATCGCTTCCGGGCCGAACCGCGAGGCGCTGCCCGCACCGGCCGAGGTGCAGCCCGCCGCCGAAGAGGAGCAGGGGGCGAATGGATGCCCGGAAGCCGGGCGTGTCAGGACCGGCAGCGGTGCGGCCCGCGACGAATTGAAGTTCGACATCTGA
- the hemC gene encoding hydroxymethylbilane synthase, which produces MKQLTIATRGSALALWQANHIKALLEAAHPGLTVDLLKIKTKGDKILDVPLAKVGGKGLFVKEIEEALLDNRADLAVHSMKDVPTELPDGLEIGVIPEREAATDSLLSVDYDGLAGLPQGALVGTSSLRRQSQLATLRPDLRIESLRGNLDTRVKKLLDGQFDAIVVATAGLNRLGLSAPRQEILGPPDFLPAVAQGALGIEYRSDNAEVAAMLAFLDHAPTRRQVLAERGFLTGLDGGCQVPIAAWSRLEGDRVHLTGFVADVDGSRPIRLTAEGMADHAWDVGMDLAAKVLAAGGKVILDEVYARQGD; this is translated from the coding sequence ATGAAACAACTGACCATCGCCACCCGGGGCAGCGCCCTGGCCCTCTGGCAGGCCAACCACATCAAGGCGCTGCTTGAGGCCGCCCACCCCGGTCTGACCGTGGACCTGCTCAAGATCAAGACCAAGGGAGACAAGATCCTCGACGTGCCGCTGGCCAAGGTGGGCGGCAAGGGACTCTTCGTCAAGGAGATAGAGGAAGCGCTGCTGGACAACCGCGCCGATCTGGCCGTGCATTCCATGAAGGACGTGCCAACCGAGCTTCCCGACGGGCTCGAGATCGGCGTGATCCCCGAACGCGAGGCGGCCACGGACTCGCTGCTCTCCGTCGATTACGACGGGCTGGCCGGGCTGCCCCAGGGCGCCCTGGTGGGCACGTCGAGCCTTCGCCGCCAGTCGCAGCTTGCCACCTTGCGGCCGGACCTGCGCATCGAGTCCCTGCGCGGCAACCTCGACACACGGGTGAAGAAACTGCTGGACGGCCAGTTCGATGCCATCGTGGTGGCCACGGCCGGACTCAACCGCCTCGGCCTCTCCGCGCCCAGGCAGGAGATTCTGGGGCCGCCGGATTTTCTGCCCGCCGTGGCCCAGGGCGCCCTGGGCATAGAGTACCGCTCTGACAACGCCGAGGTGGCAGCCATGCTCGCCTTCCTCGACCACGCACCCACCCGCAGGCAGGTGCTGGCCGAACGCGGCTTTCTCACCGGGCTGGACGGCGGCTGCCAGGTGCCCATCGCGGCCTGGTCGCGGCTTGAGGGCGACCGCGTCCACCTGACCGGCTTTGTGGCCGATGTGGACGGCTCGCGCCCCATCCGCCTGACCGCCGAAGGAATGGCGGACCATGCCTGGGACGTGGGCATGGATCTGGCGGCCAAGGTGCTTGCGGCAGGCGGCAAGGTTATCCTCGACGAAGTGTACGCCCGCCAGGGCGACTGA
- a CDS encoding glycosyltransferase family protein, whose product MPSDAIAWLGGSYFRDEFAALGHRVVHIPMAATEILDWNTLVARTGGEPAGVIYADCSLPPPLVGMERFPCPTVFYAVDSHIHSWYPMYAQGFDLVAVSLRDHLPRFRQRLGEGRIIWLPPFPLGGERPPDRPPVKEWDILFAGKVDPELTPGRHALLREIRARFPGLAVRQGKFGDLFPRARVVLNIAEAGDLNFRVFEAMACGACLLTPEVGHGQSLLFSEGVHMTTYPPNDPDQVVARACALLDAPDVREAMGRAASAEIDARHRPHHRAATLAQALDALAPNTVADRLAKAGAIHAKYLRLVYLHWAEASDDPARRAAFLAAGAVP is encoded by the coding sequence GTGCCATCTGACGCCATCGCCTGGCTGGGCGGCTCGTATTTTCGAGACGAGTTCGCCGCCTTGGGCCACAGGGTGGTCCACATCCCCATGGCGGCCACCGAAATCCTCGACTGGAACACGCTGGTGGCCCGGACCGGGGGCGAACCCGCGGGCGTGATCTACGCCGATTGCAGCCTGCCGCCGCCCCTGGTGGGCATGGAGCGTTTCCCCTGCCCCACGGTCTTCTATGCCGTGGATTCGCACATCCACAGCTGGTACCCCATGTACGCCCAGGGATTCGATCTGGTGGCCGTGAGTCTGCGCGACCACCTGCCGCGCTTTCGCCAGCGTCTCGGCGAGGGGCGGATCATCTGGCTGCCCCCCTTTCCCCTGGGCGGGGAGCGCCCCCCGGACCGACCGCCGGTCAAGGAGTGGGACATTCTCTTCGCGGGCAAGGTGGACCCCGAACTGACGCCCGGCCGCCACGCCCTGCTGCGCGAGATACGAGCGCGATTCCCTGGCCTAGCCGTGCGGCAGGGAAAATTTGGCGATCTCTTCCCCAGGGCTCGCGTGGTCCTGAACATCGCAGAGGCGGGCGACCTCAACTTCCGGGTCTTCGAAGCCATGGCCTGCGGCGCGTGCCTGCTCACGCCCGAGGTGGGCCACGGCCAATCCCTGCTTTTCTCCGAAGGGGTCCACATGACCACCTACCCGCCAAACGACCCGGATCAAGTGGTGGCCCGCGCCTGCGCCCTGCTTGATGCCCCGGACGTTCGCGAGGCCATGGGCCGGGCGGCCAGCGCGGAAATCGACGCCCGGCATCGGCCGCACCACCGCGCAGCGACCCTGGCCCAGGCCCTGGACGCACTGGCACCAAACACCGTGGCCGACCGGCTGGCCAAGGCCGGGGCAATCCACGCAAAATATCTGCGGCTGGTCTACCTGCACTGGGCCGAAGCCAGCGACGATCCGGCGCGGCGGGCCGCCTTCCTGGCCGCAGGCGCTGTTCCCTGA
- a CDS encoding FmdB family zinc ribbon protein, whose translation MPIFEYLCDDCGTEFEELVFDREECPPCPKCASARTSKLMSAVRSRTGGTGPDAGGDTPAPAASSSGCAGCSGGNCSSCH comes from the coding sequence ATGCCCATTTTCGAATATCTTTGCGACGACTGCGGCACCGAGTTTGAAGAACTCGTCTTTGACAGGGAAGAGTGTCCTCCCTGCCCCAAATGCGCCTCGGCCAGGACCAGCAAGCTCATGAGCGCCGTGCGCTCGCGTACGGGCGGAACCGGCCCGGACGCGGGCGGCGACACCCCGGCTCCGGCCGCATCCTCCAGCGGCTGCGCAGGCTGCTCGGGCGGAAACTGCTCAAGCTGCCACTGA
- the lon gene encoding endopeptidase La codes for MSRKKNKSPVKPTRIRRITPNTDSGKTPESKPERPKKGSEELPDIIEALTASASGGSPLAEGDGMPGPGPGDIPRELPVLAVRDIVVFNYMILPLFVGREKSVKAVDAALSGDRYILILTQKDETVDDPDQDELYATGTVGMIMRMLKMPDGRLKVLVQGLARARVRRFTSDDPYLKAELEPLMEPEVGSLTSEQEALIRSSREQSERILSLRGISSQDIMSVLNNVNEPGRLADLIASNLRMKVEAAQRILECHDPIIRLELVNSQLLKEVEVASMQNKIQSMAKEGMDKAQRDFYLREQLKAIKRELGDDGDESEEMEELRQGLTKSGMPKEVMKECFKQLRRLEAMHAESSEATVIRTYLDWMIELPWKKLSRDRLDIKLAERILNEDHYDLEKVKERILEYLSVRKLNPKMKGPILCFSGPPGVGKTSLGRSIARSLGRKFHRMSLGGMRDEAEIRGHRRTYIGAMPGRIIQAIKQCGTRNPVIMLDEIDKLGSDFRGDPSSALLEVLDPEQNFSFTDHYLNVPFDLSKVMFICTANMLDSIPGPLRDRMEVIRIPGYTEQEKTAITRRYIIPRQIRENGLKENELTISDALVARVVREYTREAGLRNVEREIGTLCRKMARKKAEGEKGPFKITAGNLHTLLGPPHFLDDEKEATLPPGVAVGLAWTPVGGEMLHIEVTTMPGKGQLILTGKLGDVMKESAQAALSMARARADEYGIDPKFNEKLDIHVHVPAGATPKDGPSAGVTLVTALISALTDTPVSPDIAMTGEISLRGRVLPVGGIKEKILAAVSRGMKKVLIPAQNKKDLAEIPDELRRRITIKTIEKVEEIWPLAKAK; via the coding sequence AGGGTTCCGAGGAACTGCCCGACATTATTGAGGCGCTTACCGCCTCGGCTTCGGGTGGCAGCCCGCTGGCCGAGGGAGACGGCATGCCCGGCCCCGGCCCCGGCGATATTCCCAGGGAACTTCCCGTACTCGCCGTGCGCGATATCGTGGTCTTCAACTATATGATCCTGCCGCTCTTCGTGGGCCGCGAGAAATCGGTCAAGGCCGTGGACGCGGCCCTGTCCGGCGACCGCTACATCCTCATCCTGACCCAGAAGGACGAGACAGTGGACGACCCGGACCAGGACGAGCTGTACGCCACCGGCACGGTGGGCATGATCATGCGTATGCTCAAGATGCCCGATGGCCGCCTCAAGGTGCTGGTGCAGGGGCTGGCCCGCGCCCGCGTCAGACGCTTCACCTCTGACGATCCCTATCTCAAGGCCGAGCTTGAGCCCCTCATGGAGCCCGAGGTGGGCTCGCTGACCAGCGAGCAGGAGGCGCTGATCCGCTCCTCCCGCGAGCAGAGCGAGCGCATCCTCTCCCTGCGCGGCATCTCGTCCCAGGACATCATGAGCGTGCTCAACAACGTCAACGAGCCGGGCAGACTGGCCGACCTCATCGCCAGCAACCTGCGCATGAAGGTCGAGGCCGCCCAGCGCATCCTCGAATGCCACGACCCCATCATCCGCCTTGAGCTGGTCAACAGCCAGCTGCTCAAGGAGGTGGAAGTGGCCAGCATGCAGAACAAGATCCAGAGCATGGCCAAAGAGGGCATGGACAAGGCCCAGCGCGACTTCTATCTGCGCGAACAGCTCAAGGCCATCAAGCGCGAGCTGGGCGACGACGGCGACGAAAGCGAGGAGATGGAGGAACTCAGGCAGGGGCTGACCAAGTCCGGCATGCCCAAGGAGGTCATGAAGGAGTGCTTCAAGCAGTTGAGGAGACTTGAAGCCATGCACGCCGAATCGAGCGAGGCCACGGTCATCCGCACCTATCTCGACTGGATGATCGAGCTGCCCTGGAAAAAACTCTCCCGCGACCGGCTGGACATCAAGCTGGCCGAACGGATTCTCAACGAGGACCACTACGACCTGGAAAAGGTCAAGGAACGCATCCTCGAATACTTGAGCGTGCGCAAACTCAACCCGAAGATGAAGGGGCCGATCCTCTGCTTCTCCGGGCCTCCGGGCGTGGGCAAGACCTCGCTGGGGCGCTCCATCGCCCGCAGCCTGGGCCGCAAGTTCCACCGCATGTCGCTGGGCGGCATGCGCGACGAGGCCGAAATACGCGGCCATCGGCGCACCTACATCGGGGCCATGCCCGGCCGCATCATCCAGGCCATCAAGCAATGCGGCACGCGCAACCCGGTGATCATGCTCGACGAGATCGACAAGCTCGGGTCGGACTTTCGCGGCGACCCCTCGTCCGCCCTGCTCGAGGTGCTCGACCCCGAGCAGAACTTCTCCTTCACCGACCACTACCTCAACGTGCCTTTTGACCTCTCCAAGGTCATGTTCATCTGCACGGCCAACATGCTCGACTCCATCCCCGGCCCCCTGCGCGACCGCATGGAGGTCATCCGCATCCCCGGCTACACCGAGCAGGAAAAAACAGCCATCACAAGGCGTTACATCATTCCACGACAGATCCGCGAGAACGGCCTCAAGGAGAACGAGCTGACCATCAGCGATGCGCTGGTGGCCAGGGTCGTGCGCGAATATACCCGCGAGGCGGGCCTGCGCAACGTGGAGCGCGAAATCGGCACCCTGTGCCGCAAGATGGCTCGCAAAAAGGCCGAGGGCGAAAAGGGACCGTTCAAGATCACGGCCGGCAACCTCCACACCCTGCTCGGCCCGCCCCACTTCCTGGACGACGAAAAAGAGGCCACCCTGCCTCCGGGCGTGGCGGTGGGCCTGGCCTGGACTCCGGTGGGCGGCGAGATGCTGCACATTGAAGTGACCACAATGCCCGGCAAGGGCCAGCTCATCCTCACCGGCAAGCTCGGCGACGTGATGAAGGAATCGGCCCAGGCAGCACTGTCCATGGCCCGCGCCCGGGCCGACGAATACGGCATTGACCCCAAGTTCAACGAAAAGCTGGATATTCACGTCCACGTTCCGGCCGGTGCCACCCCCAAGGACGGCCCCTCGGCCGGTGTCACCCTGGTCACTGCGCTCATCTCGGCCCTGACCGACACCCCGGTCAGCCCGGACATCGCCATGACCGGGGAGATCAGCCTGCGCGGCCGAGTCCTGCCCGTGGGCGGCATCAAGGAAAAGATCCTGGCCGCCGTTTCCCGCGGCATGAAGAAGGTGCTCATCCCGGCCCAGAACAAAAAGGATCTTGCCGAAATCCCGGACGAACTGCGGCGGCGGATCACCATCAAGACCATTGAGAAGGTCGAGGAGATCTGGCCGTTGGCCAAGGCCAAATAA
- a CDS encoding WcbI family polysaccharide biosynthesis putative acetyltransferase — MNKELCIVHANCQGEPLIERLMTSPQFAARYHCELYTNYIRQPVPPERLGRCALFLYQHLGPEWNELASAALLAALPASAQHLCIPNMFHLGYWPLWSGRPGFDYRCDHLDEFLALGRSPEETMILFLRSDPAARYDLPGLIARSVALERKKEERTPIKYLDMVLERSRSVRLFHTINHPGRELMDHAARGVLAQLGLAAPDKAALARLDEPFQEFELPINPKVARFFGWDFATPETQYQIYGRQMNFARYATNYIMAARAGISDFIGYLQGVHSAI; from the coding sequence ATGAATAAAGAACTCTGCATCGTTCACGCCAACTGCCAGGGAGAGCCCCTCATCGAACGGCTCATGACCAGCCCGCAGTTCGCGGCCCGCTACCACTGCGAGTTGTACACCAACTACATCCGCCAGCCCGTCCCGCCCGAAAGGCTGGGCCGGTGCGCCCTCTTCCTCTATCAGCACCTCGGCCCCGAGTGGAACGAACTGGCTTCGGCCGCTCTGCTCGCGGCCCTGCCCGCCTCGGCCCAACACCTGTGCATACCGAACATGTTTCACCTGGGATACTGGCCTCTGTGGAGCGGCCGCCCCGGTTTCGACTACCGCTGCGACCACCTGGACGAGTTCCTCGCCCTCGGACGCTCTCCCGAGGAGACCATGATCCTTTTCCTGCGTTCCGATCCGGCTGCCAGATACGACCTGCCCGGCCTGATCGCCCGTAGCGTCGCCCTGGAAAGGAAAAAAGAAGAACGCACCCCGATCAAGTATCTGGACATGGTCCTGGAGCGATCACGCAGCGTCCGGCTCTTCCACACCATCAACCATCCCGGCCGGGAGCTGATGGACCACGCAGCCAGGGGCGTACTGGCTCAACTTGGGCTGGCCGCCCCCGACAAGGCGGCCCTGGCCCGGCTCGATGAACCGTTTCAGGAATTCGAGCTGCCCATCAATCCCAAGGTGGCCCGGTTCTTCGGTTGGGACTTTGCCACGCCCGAAACCCAGTATCAGATTTACGGCAGACAGATGAACTTTGCCCGCTATGCGACCAACTACATCATGGCCGCACGGGCCGGAATCAGCGACTTCATCGGCTATCTCCAGGGGGTCCACAGTGCCATCTGA